The following DNA comes from Salvia splendens isolate huo1 chromosome 17, SspV2, whole genome shotgun sequence.
aagtaatagtagTAGTCATGGAAAGAAAATTGTGGCTAAGTATTGTCATTGAAAATATGAATCATCTTATTATTGAGAGAAATTTCGTGTAAATTAGTActctataaaataaaaactagtaattttgatgaataaataaaagtgaaaatatAATACATGGATGGATAGTGTATTTTGTTTGGATTACAGCACTTGTAATAGCGCCGATTTTTCCACATTGCCGGAAAAATCGGTGATATTGCAAGGAGTAGCCCGATGAAACCGCCAACCCATATGCCCATCGGATAGGTGCGCCGATCGGCACCCTATTGGCACTATTGCAGGTGTTGTCCGGCGATTGCTAaggatttttcttttttttttttcccacTATTTCCGCTCTATAAATATCCGCTTTTCACCTTATTTCTTCACCCCTTCACTCAAATATCTTCTCATctcatttttctctctttaGAAAGCAAAAAATGAATCCTGACCGATGTTCTCCGGTGGTTCTCCGATGTTTCCCGGTGACAAACCCATGACTCCCACTCTCACCACCATTTTCTACCAATTTTGTCAAGTCCAGGGTCTTGACCCCCAACTAAAGCTAAAATAGAAGTATCTTGAAATGGGCTACCATTTCTCTAGCTGGGCCTGTTGCTTAATTGTATTGGACTTTGGGCCCAGAagctaaaattgaaaatttgacCCACTAAcaattacttcctccgtcccactttaggagtcccagttgagttcagtacgagttttaagaaatgtaaaggaaagttggtgaaaaaagatagtggaatgtgaggcttaataccatttatggaatattccaatCGGGACTCTTAAAATGAGACacccaaaaatgataaatcgggactcctaaagtgggacggagggagtagtatatttgaACTAATATAGTTGACTCACTTTTAATCTGaagttttaaaatatataaacgtGGCACCTCGacaaacaaaaccaaaattCTGATGAAACTATATATTCAGGCAGACTTCATGTTTTGATTcctcagcatttgtttgtgtccaAGCATAATCTTTATAAATTCTCAGATAATTAGTCTACTATGTGTGTGGATACTTTAGACATGATATTACTAAAAATTGTACATACTCAAGAACCCTAGTTTGGATAATCACGCAACAAAACCATAGTTCTAATATTCATGCAACAGAAATAAAATTGACTAGGTATTAGTGTAAAGTTTATTTCCTCTATATTTTGGATCTTACCAATATGAACAAAGTAAAATCTTAAATCTAACACCTATGCAAATGAAGATTCTTaaacaacaaacaacaaatttatatattcatGACCAAGAAATATTACATTCTCTTTAGAATATAAACCAAAACCATTAAATAAACTAAACAAGGATGGCAATTGTATTTACTAGTCAATCCCTAAGAAAAacaaataacaaattaaaaaatggaTACTAGTTCCacgaagtttcaatttttactCAAACAAAACGATGTATTTGGTTTATTTTGAGCATCACCAAATCGTCGTTTTGTAAGGTGTTTTATAGACAATTGAAGAAAATGTAATTTGGTTATTTGATATTCCATCTTTAAGATCTAAATTTAACTaaacttcataatttaaatattattatcaccATCTCCGGCGTCGGGGCAGCGACGCCGGGATTGGTCGGCAACGGCACGACCGCTCTCCGTCGATTCGAAAGCACCACAACTGCACCTCCATGCCCAATTCCAACACATTCCTCTCCACAATCTCATTCCACGCCCCGTTGATCACGTAGCTACACGATCACGtcgtcttcctcttcctcccctcgCCCTTCGCCATGACCCGCCGGCAAAGCTTCGCGGCCACCGCCTCCACGACCCTCACGTCCACGCGGCCCTTCCTCCTCGCCCCGAGGCGGCGCCGCTCCTCCTCCGTCAGGAAACCGTCGCTGATCTGGCTCGCCGGGATCGGGAGGCGGTTGTGGTTTTTGCTCACGTCCGTTCGGAACAGTTGCTTCTGAATCACCAGCGTCGCCGGCGCCGTCAGCTCCTTCCCCCGCGCCATCTCCTCGATCGCCCTCCTAAATTCTtccggcagcagcggcggctgaTCGTGATCGTGATGCGGCGAATTTTGCTTCTTACTCGTGctcgcggcggcggaggaggattCTGCGGTGGCGGAAGGCAGCGTTTCCTCCTCGGAGTCTCGAATTTGGATTGCGCAGTGTGCGGTGGCGGCGAggatgtcacgaccgccctttatggttaataaatacggacgatcgtgattaaaagaacttaGTAAAGACGAAGAAAACCAGGGTTtcaagtttgaccaataattaatataaaaaaacgaCCAAGGGTTTGATATTATCCAAAAgatatcaaattttaaatgtccaaataattaggttcaaagctaaataaatgatgagtaaaaacaatgtctcagcggaagcgttcaagagaaagagtgacgtcatgtgtggagacacaacgacactcgaagTTCAAAGATAACCAAATAAtaccacaattttaattgctcaacaccaccaaatGCTCGACggcgctcaacctgcacataaggaaaacacatgcagggctgagtactataaaaaaatactcagtggacttatgccgaaaacaagttatcaaaataatatttatcatgccatccaTAAGTAGCCATCgaggtttagctttagaaaagcccgaggcactcaaaatcattctcattgtaaaaagtcgactgatcagttaTTTTCTcatagacgttaaccatatttgcacatacatgacatggaatgtggccacaaactaagtcactagaccggccaacccatacgctagcacacggtctaccataggtgtacactaatccaagtagggtttgcggccatacgaggacccgaattcgatttaaataataatggcaaaAGCCACGTGAGATAGGCACTTTAAAATCAAAGCAtggcatgataaacatagtttcattcccatcgataaaatatttaggacatcgtccttatttaggACATTGTGAATGAAATTTTATGGAGGAGTGGCGGTAGAAAAGAGGAGATTAGGTTGTGAGATATTGAAAGAGGCGTGTAATTTGGGAGAGATTTATGGAGTGGGGAAACGGTTATTGAACGTGGGAAAAGGAGTAGATAATTGATTTCACAAATTTAATTGGGATTGAATAACTTTATTTCTTTggaattttatttgcagatcaaaGAGAAGGAGAGGAAAATCGCGTAAGAGAAGGAGAGGAAAAATCTatgcaaaatatttatttaaaatttgaactaAGGGAAgtcttggtgaccaagtcaagGAAGAAAAGATTTAAGTAAATTAGTTTGATTCACGgtcctttgtattttatttaaattgtgcagctcacaatttattttttcacaagactggatttttgtattatttattcaatttatcggatccaacacgaaattgagtccaataaatattcctcacggaaaggaattatttaaattcgcattgtgatttacttcacaaaTTTCTAGCTCTCCTaacaaattatcaattattcaaaaacaattaaattctccccacatcaattattcaaagcagccacgtcacatattcaacaaagttgacccagtcaaaattccactcaaaattaggtcacgaaaAGTATCCAACAACAATTCCACTTGACAATTAATCCACGGAATTCgcaacattaaaagcattaaatgcaagtactttagggtttgAAAATTAGgattcaaaaagtggggcgttacagagGACGTCGAGTTTGGCGCCTTTCCATTGTGAATAAGTCTTCCACATCTTTCAATGTTAAATCCCTAAACCCCATGATTTAGGGTTTTGAATTGGAAGATTGATTTGAATGGAAAgaaacgaagaagagaaagTACGAAGACGATCAATTTTGTGGATGAaatattgattattttatagtTGTGGACAAAAGCAATTATAATAGTTTTGGATTATAACTGAGATATGCATGGTTAAAGAGTTAAATTGAGACtaaaatgatttttttcaataaattaataaaggagattaatatatatactccataagtTAAGAAAGTTGTAAAAAAACACTATTTTTTCAAATTGATATggaaagatattttattttattttataatccaTTGCCTATTTGGCCTTATTTCAAAGGAATCAAATCAGGTAACAATAATGTTATTGATCAACAATGTGAATTTTGTAAAAcaaattatatagtactcccttcatccgcgaataggagtcttgttttttttattttagtcttTTAAGAGGAGAGTAGATGGAATACATGGGAAATGGTTTATAAGAGGAGTTGTGAGAAAACTAAGGAAACTTTATTTTCAAACTTTCTCAAGTTGCACAAAATTTTTCATCTCTCCATATTTATAGACATTCACTTCCTATTCTAGAATCATCTACttaatacttttatataatttttgcaCTTTTTGCACCAGTGACCCTTAAAAAAATAGCACTAGAAGGGCCTAACAAAACATACAATCACAAACGAGGTTTTTTCAAACGATAACACCCTCAGCTGCAATGAGGTTGAGGAGTTGGGTTTGGTGAAAGGTGGGATTGGAGGTGGGCTCGACGCTGTAGGAGGCGTGAAAGGTGCACGATGACCAGGCGTCGGTGAGAGCTACTTTATGACATTGGGAATGAAAACCCACTCCATccaattttccaaaatttgcagaattcttaaaattttagttatttataaaTCTACTTAGTTctattgttaattataatttttttaatcaaatataATGCTTTTATGTTAAAGAAATggttatgtttataaatttataatattaagaAAATTTGTAAGAGAAAACCTTTTATTTAAGGCTCGATTTTAATTAATGCCATTTATATGATATGAGTTTCCATTTATTGAATCAAGTccctaattatttattatttctaaAAATTTGTTACATAGAAATAAATTTCATCAAACCCGATCCCACTCAAAATTCACCCACCACTCCTCTCTCATCATCACGTTCTCTCTTCTCCAAATTCCTAAATTAACTTTTCATCTACTTTTGCTTGAAGCTCAATTAGAAGAACAAAAGCTGCTCTAAGGAAAAAATGGCAAGTCGCGGAGGGGAGGTCCGAGAGGAAAAGATGGCACGCCGAAGGAGGCTGGGGATGAGGCAGATGagaataaatattagtaattcACAAAAACTCGTAATACAATCCTGTATGATTTGACAAAACTCTACAGGTATGCATAGTGGTGTGCAGGTTTGGCGGTCATCGTACTAAATTGCTCTTCAagccatttgggcattttcatccaaaaaattattaaaagaacctcgtttgtgattatatattttgttaggtCTCTCTAGTGCTATTTTCTTTTGTTATGGGTCATTGATGCAACAAGTGCAAAAGTTAAGATTatttggtgcagttcactcttttaTCTATAAAAATATAGATATTTCTTAAATAATAGTATCTATAATCTAGAGAATTCTCCTAAAGTATCTAGATATTTCTACTACTTAATTCtagataattatatataatatctagatatttatcATATTTAGATAGTTCTACTACAAAAATCatgtataattatttttattccaacaataatatcatgaactttatCCGGGTTTGTTATTTCTCACCAACGAAAGAATTCTAGTTATATTAATGGACTGAAGAATAATTTTGGAGGGTGTACTTCAAAGAAAAAATATCTTCAAAGATTGAAGAACTTGAAACTCTCGAAGTTGTggtcgagaaattacgaaaaaaaatcTGTGTCATGACATTTTTTTGCCGTAATTTTTTCATCGGTGAGAAATAACATCTCGGATAAAGTTCGTAATGTtatttgacaagtttaaagttATGGGAAAAACTCAATTCTAGGaaatttcatgatattaggGCCAATATCCCAAATTATTTCCAACATATTATGATCATGTCACAAGCAAAAACCATCAAATTCGCAATGGCTTCCCTCTATTAATTACCGTGAATTTTGGAGTGTTTTCCATCAGGATACCTCTTTGTTGGAGTTTATCGGTCGTTGCATTAAGTAATCCCAAAAAGATTACTAATTACATTGATGTTTTTCTCGTTTAACATGATATTTTAGTTGATAATGTATAATTTAATTGTGGTTATTCACTTTGTTTGCTTGTTTCTTTGTTTTATGATGCTTTTTTTTAGTTAGTTTAGCCGGTGGAGGTTTTCGGTTTTTCCCTTGGTGTTCAACTTTTTGTACGGGTTGTAGTTCCTTTTACGggcaaatgaaataaatttaaatttaaagaccGTATCATGATGATTCTAACCCGAGACCTTTTTTTAGCCTTGGGGTAAGGACTATTAATTGTCTAAGTACCAGCAATTTTATCTTTGTTGTAGGAGTCCAAGAGTTTGTTTCTGGACTATTTTCTTAAgtattttgtttttgggttatcGCTTTGTCAAACTGAGTGATCACCACCATTATATTAATTAGTTAGTGTTTTTACTACATTCACATCAATGAAcaaatctatactaatctaaagtgccagtttgatgaaaagtccttgatgccctttttggagggaaaatgaaAAGATGATGTGTCttctattaaaaaataattctttaaggcaaaaacaattggacaaataatagcccaataaaatgctaacttcttgaagaagttttaaaacacatttaaatagtgcactaccattaaatttttttataattaagttattaaatttatatattaattagccttatatttgagttaaattggaattgtgctagagagtttagtttgccttccatttatttagattaaaattgagatttaatcatttattgcaatattttttctccgaattaattcacaagctaaacgacaacacatatatataatgCTTACAATTTCCTtcctatatttactcaattaaagtttttagttcctatattttaattcgcctctaattaaacaatactactaagtttatagattaaactaaggaataagatgacattatatatatttaaaattaaatctaacttataaagtttgtataacttcttaatataaagagtagtgtaaattctcacattattcaaaacaaacaagatgcataaaatattatcgttattttaagtgatagtagtaatttactttttatacgtatatgtggcgggaagtaagaaatttattctttccaatataaaaaattcatttagtctttggcaatgtatatcaagttatgctatggtctgaaattaaaagaaagaaataaacaatcaattaaaatgtgattattggataatacaaattttctaacttgacttctcaaagaagttttaaatttatatgatttaaattatttatatatttaatgtggatatgtttaatattccatatatttttttcaaattaattttttataaattaagctattaaatttatatattaatttaccttttatttggattaatgacttgcatagcactttcaataaacatcttactcacacatattttctttatttgtatatcgtattctaattaattcatactctttgatcattagtcacacatcttatttttgtcattaattttattgtttttacttcacttagattataaattaaaattgtataaatgtttcattcaatGGGGAGTAGTGAATTCTTTATTTTGAGTaagacaagataagtacatttctgttttttttaaatctccatattgctttcaattcttattttctatatatttattatattttatattcattatttgaaactcttatgtcccgtgcatagctcgggtgttaatactagtactTAATTAAACAACCCCACAACCCCATAAGCGTAGATaccaaatttaaaataatgtttCTATTATATTTGTGGATTGATGATGTGCACACTTACCCAGAATTAATGGTTATCTTTGAATTATGCACTTATTGAGTAGTTGGTCGATGAGATTTTGGTTGATGATGGTTTTGCAAATGTTTAATAACTTTGGCTTTAGTAAGAGAATTCATACCAAAATTGTATGCATGCATTTATGGAATTCAAGGTTgtgtcaatttttttattacttgGTCAATTTATCGAGACCTTAATTTATGTAAAGAATTGTTAGTTCTTTCTTAACTAATGAAAAGAATTGCGAATGGATGAATTGAATTCTCAATTCTTGTATGCATGCAAATCTGAGAATTAGTATTATATACTACTTGGTCAATTTACGGAGAATTAATTAGGTACGTAACTACGTATATTGTGAATGGAGATTTACATTATGGTTTACCAAGAATTTCTTctgttaaaattaaatctatgTAGTCCACGACTAAGACCTGTTCATGGATGAATTTAGTATTCAACCCGTGTCTTAAAAAATAGATATagtcttttatttcatttcctaaaattacaaactttgcattttagaaaattttaaattgccgaaaatatcattttatattcACTCGAAAACATTACAAACAGATTAATACATTACTAATAATGTGAATCTAACAATCCACTGACATTATTTCACTATTATTTGTActctattctttattttatcaattttatattaaaatatgtgttgtttgaaatttttatttttagaaatggaTAGAGAATACTCCTAAACTATGAATAGGACATGATTCATATTTCTTgcacataagagcatccgcagcggtggcggttggcgccaccgccgtccgtgccagcggcaaggcgaaggaccgccaccgctgcaaccgcgccgctggcacggcgctgctcgatgtatcgagcacgtccgtgccagcggacgcacacgtggcggcctccgattcgccaacggcatagccgttggtttcaaacaatttttttttttttttttttttaaaaatcggatttttattaaaaaaatcgataaaaaataaaaaaaaaattttcacttccccaaaaaattatatccgtttataaccgtttccccactttttaatttttttttattttttttaccccaaaaatacacactttcatctataaataccctcaatttcactccaaaaaattcacactttcactacacaattctcatcatcaatctctcatatccattttcatcttcctctcacaccctacaacaccactatgtccggtaacgacgacaacccaagcggctctcacggttggaaccccgaatggttcggttcgcaaccgtttcatagtcctgaaacggaatattcggcccctcctctcacccaagattcgggcgttccgagtggctaccggccatacccaatcgacgatcaaggtgcctccgatgggcgctacgggtggacaccggagcctaggcctcgcgccccttcccaaatgccgaatcctccatctcgcgccggtgtccgcacaccgtactcaccggcggagatggaaagattgttcaaggcgtacttggaaatctccgaagatgcggtggttggaacgaaccaatccggcgatcacttttggtggcgcgtctctagccggtacaatgcacaccggccgccgggaacgatcgagcgcaacgagagtatggtgcgcaactgcatcggccgagccaacgaagaaattggcaagttcaacggctatttcatccaggagtcccggaatgccgggagcggccgaagcgaggtcgacatcatcaccgcctcgctgagcacctaccaatccatgaacggtaagtcgttcaaatatcttaacgtttggcaggagacgcggacgcacccgaagtataagggaggcataacatcctcctctagcgcctcctccaaacgctcacggtcggcatccctatccgacgccggcgaagaagtggctagccaactcgccgaagctaacttgggtagccccgatgcccaaccaagcggttcccgacgccgaccgcaaggtaggaagaaggcggcggccgaacgacgtcgcgccgcgactccatctgcccctgctcccgaacccgcaccctatgttccacctccacccccgaacaactcgttgtgggcccttttggcccaactcaatttggccgataggtcaactatgacccccacgcaacttcaaacgcacgagtccatgatattgggtctccaaaaacaattggggttggtgccgccggatgcgtagtcttcctcgggttatattagccaataattatgtaatttttaatttttaggagtttaattatgtaatttttaatttttagtattttaattatgtaatttttaatttttaggattttaattatgtctttttattttatttgtaatttgttatttttattgtggtttttttaatgaattttagtattatgaaaatgtttttgtgtaattgaattttatattaattgtgctcgtccttgcggaagagcacagttgtgggtgttgtgctcttgccagagagcaggcatgaatagtatcgcccgggcccacaaccgtgccgctggcaagagcacggttgtggatgctctaagattcTGCCAAATCTAACTCACTCATCACATTAAATGGAGGTGAAAAATGGACGTGGTAGTTGGACACGTGTACCGCCTTTaccaaaaagaaattaaattcgGTTTCCCTACCTTGTTTTtggaaaagaaaattaaaatcggTTTCCTTTGGTAGTAGAAAGGAAAACCAGAGAAGGGTATATCCGTGATTTCAGTATGGTTACATATTTTCCTATATATAGGTGTTAGCACAAGCATGATTGATATCATAAATATTGAACATATCAGTATATAAatagagagagatggagagtgAAATGAAAGAAGCAGGGGATAAGTATAGATCTTTTTTGCACGATGAAGCCAAAAATATAGAGTGGAGACACGGTGGCCCTCCCATTTACGACGCCGTTAACAAGCTTTTCGAGGAAGGCCGCACCAAGGCATCTATCTATGATCTATCTatttatctatctatctatttaTCTCTTTTTTATACGTATATATGTATCTATTCTGATCGATGTGGACGAGGTTGTTTTTCGcttgttttctatatatatgtatatgggTACTCATTCTATCTCAAGAAAATAAAGATGTATacttgataaagtaagagagagagaggagaagagTAGTTAAAATACTGATAATGGGTACTCATTATTATTGAGTATGTTTATaatgttttctttatttatctCAACATTTTATAAGATATTTTAAGCCATATAAATTAAATCAGTCATTTTTAGAAGGAAGAGCATATAATTTAGTCTGATTATATCAACATTTAAGATATTTTTACAAGTATACcgacatttaaattaaattagtgtCACAACAATGTCTATGACTCTAGATCATCACATTTATCATTTCAACTCACAtcttaaaaggaaaaaaaaatctctAAAAGAATTTACTATAGCAAGTCCATTTTATATATgagtttttataataaaatgtaaataaaatgcGTTAATGGAATGTATAAACCTACTTAAAACCTCATCCTTTTGTTGTAGAATTATATACTCATATTAAGTAGACAAAAATCAAACTTTTGAGAAAGATAGTAGTAATAGTTTAAGAGAAAAAGTAAGCTTGGGATACAAGTAGAATCAACCGGGATCTTTTTCATGTcgatatttaaataatttgtaaATGTAAAACAGGAAGAGAGGGGCTATCCGGTGAAGAGACGCTGAAGTTGGGGAGCTACAACGCGTTGTTGAAGAGCTCATTGCCTGAGGAATTCAAATATTACAAAGCCGAGGAAGAAAGCTTTGAGTCGTCGCACGACGCATTCCGGGCGGCGCTTCCACGGGGATTTGCGTGGGAAGTGGTGGCGGTATACTCAGGGCCGCCGCTCATCGCCTTTAAATTCCGGCATTGGGGTTACTTTGAAGGCCCCTTCAAAGGCCATCCCCCCACCGGAGAGATGGTGCACTTCTACGGAGTAGGAATTCTCAAAGTACTATTTCTCTCATTTTTCCATATCcacaaatatattatattacttgttttattttactttaataatgtgtgtatataattataatattatttcgaataatttgtttaatttatttttattaataggtGGATGATTCTTTGAGGGCTGAGGATGTGGAGATATACTATGATCCAGCTGAGCTTTTTGGTGGACTTTTAAAACAACCAATTGTTTCCAATTCCGACCAACCTCAAAACTGCCCATTTCAACACCACAAAACCTCTTAATTATAGTACctcttaattatatatatatatatatatatatatatatatatatatatatatatatattgttgtATTTTGCATTTTCTGTTCGGATTGATTTGAACTTATGTATATGTATTATGTGTGGCCTATTTACTTCTGTGTTCTTATggtactttttttattattttgcttTCTTGCATTCGGGCTAAAT
Coding sequences within:
- the LOC121775388 gene encoding B3 domain-containing protein At2g24670-like — protein: MATYGWLSAVEHLGGRDILAATAHCAIQIRDSEEETLPSATAESSSAAASTSKKQNSPHHDHDQPPLLPEEFRRAIEEMARGKELTAPATLVIQKQLFRTDVSKNHNRLPIPASQISDGFLTEEERRRLGARRKGRVDVRVVEAVAAKLCRRVMAKGEGRKRKTT
- the LOC121775390 gene encoding pathogen-related protein-like yields the protein MKEAGDKYRSFLHDEAKNIEWRHGGPPIYDAVNKLFEEGRTKASIYDLSIYLSIYLSLFYTYICIYSDRCGRGREGLSGEETLKLGSYNALLKSSLPEEFKYYKAEEESFESSHDAFRAALPRGFAWEVVAVYSGPPLIAFKFRHWGYFEGPFKGHPPTGEMVHFYGVGILKVDDSLRAEDVEIYYDPAELFGGLLKQPIVSNSDQPQNCPFQHHKTS